The sequence CGCAAGTTCAGAATACATAAAAAACCATAATAACAATCGGTGATTATGTTATCCCATACTTCAACGTTATCCTGTTGGTTTTGATGTAATACCGCTATGCCAGCATAATCGCTTAGAGTGATTGTATTTGAGTAGATTGTACCGGAGGCTAAGGTGTCGAAACGGATGCCATAACTGCCCCCTGCGATAACGCAATTTGAAATATCAAGATTGCTACCCCAGACAAGTATGGCGATATTGTTGTAAATACCGTGAATAAGCGCACCGCCGCCATCAAGACGAACATTATGACCATATGGTATATTCAGGTCGCCGAGATATTCAACATCCGAGTCAAGTTCGATATATTTGTCATATTCGCCGCTGCCTTCAGCCAGATCGTATATTTCCTGAAGGCTCTGGTAAGCAGCTACAGGGAAACTGAATATAAGCAATAAAAAGACTATAAAAATTACCAGCTTGTTCATATAATCCTCCTCATAATGGTTATTTATTATGTTTTAAATATATACAATATGCGATGAAACGCAAGCATTGAATTATTGCAAATTAATTACGTAGTATTATTGTGCTTCTTTAACGTATAATCTTTAAGCGTATATGTATACCCATCCGGGATAGCTCCCTTTTCTTTAGAATGGCTCATTACGTATTGCCCGCAGTTGCTGCCTATATAATTTTCAGTTGCCTCCCCGATGCTTATGATGACCTCATAGCCATATTCTTGAAGTTTGCCGGCTATTTCATCGCCTGATTGTTGTTGGCATGGGTCAATATGGGACGAGAGCCTGTTTTGAGCCGCTTTATAGGTTGGATTTAACGGAGTTACTTTTATTAGAAATTTATCAGGGTCAAAATATTGATGAAGGATTTTCGGGTCTAACTCCGATTTTCTTTCAAGCGCGAAATTCAAGGTTATTTTTCTATCGCCGGTTTTATAAAATCGCTTGCCATATCCGGCAATTTTGGCGAAATCCCATTTTTTCACCGGAATCAATCGGTCTCTTAGCTCAATATCCGTAGTGTGAATTGAAAATTGAAGTTGAAATTTCCCCTTATATAAATCATCTTTTATCTCGATAAGTTCATCAAAAAATTTATCGGTTCCGGATGGAGCTATAGTTGAAATGCATGGCATCATACCGGGCGCATTATATTTAGATGGCAAGCTTTTCAAAACCTTCAGCACATTTGGATTAAATGATGGTTCTCCCATTCTGGCGAATTGGATTTTAAATTTCTTTACTGCGATATTTCTGTCAGGAAACCTTTTTCCCACTAAAAAATCTATCTGTTCAAAGATTTCATTCGCGGTTAATTTTCCCTTATAGAAATTGCCGGCATCACATATAGGACAGCCGACCGGACAACCAAACAGGGTTGATACAATGATGACCCATTTTTCTTTCAGTGGCAATGGCGGTTGACGCGATTCGATAAATTCTACCAGCCTTGAGTTATCCATCCGGGCTATATATACCATAGCAATATCTTCCCGACCGGTATACTGCAATACTTTCATCGAGTAATTACCCTCAGTTTCCGGCGGATTTTCATTGCCGCTTTAATCCCGTCTCCAGCCGCGATTGCTGTTTGCCTGTAAATATCGTTTTTCACATCGCCGATAAAATAGAGAAGTCCTTTTTGCTCAAGTTCTTTGTAATTATTTCGCAATCCCTCTGACAAAAAATCAAGCTGAGGTTTCCTGCCGATAGCAAATATCAGGAAGTGCGTTTCGAGTTTTAAAACTCCATTTGGGTTATTGCATTCAATAAACAGTTTCTGCTTGGAAACAACGGTAATTTTAATAATCGTGGTTTGCATATAATATTTGATATTATTCGCTTGCTTTGCTCTTTCCTTTAAAAGGGGTAAGCATTTTTCGTTTTCGCCCCTATTCAGGATAACTACGTTATTATATCTGCTCAGGTTTAATGCGTAATCGAAAGCAGCATCGCCTGCGCCCATGATAACAAATCTTTTATCTTTCATATTCAACAGGGGATAAATCTCGTAAAATACCTTTGCCTTGATTTCTTCCGATAACCTAAAATCTGAAAACTCAACGGGCTTAGTTCCTGAACCTATCAGTACTATCCTTGATGAGATACTCCTTTTCGAGGTTTCAATAATAAATATTCCCTGCCGAAAGTCAAGATTTGTCGCTTCCTCAAAATATACTGCCAACGAATTATTTTCAAGCTGTTTCCTAAAATAAGCTGTCAGGTCAGAGCCTGAGATACTATCGGGAAAGCCGGGGTAGTTCTCCACTGAGTTTGCGTTTTTCAGAAGTCCCCCTATTTCGTTTTTTTCAATGATGACCGGTTTTAGTCCATAGCGTTTAAGCTGTATTCCCGCTGCAATTCCGGCAGGT comes from Candidatus Zixiibacteriota bacterium and encodes:
- a CDS encoding radical SAM protein; this translates as MKVLQYTGREDIAMVYIARMDNSRLVEFIESRQPPLPLKEKWVIIVSTLFGCPVGCPICDAGNFYKGKLTANEIFEQIDFLVGKRFPDRNIAVKKFKIQFARMGEPSFNPNVLKVLKSLPSKYNAPGMMPCISTIAPSGTDKFFDELIEIKDDLYKGKFQLQFSIHTTDIELRDRLIPVKKWDFAKIAGYGKRFYKTGDRKITLNFALERKSELDPKILHQYFDPDKFLIKVTPLNPTYKAAQNRLSSHIDPCQQQSGDEIAGKLQEYGYEVIISIGEATENYIGSNCGQYVMSHSKEKGAIPDGYTYTLKDYTLKKHNNTT
- a CDS encoding right-handed parallel beta-helix repeat-containing protein, which encodes MNKLVIFIVFLLLIFSFPVAAYQSLQEIYDLAEGSGEYDKYIELDSDVEYLGDLNIPYGHNVRLDGGGALIHGIYNNIAILVWGSNLDISNCVIAGGSYGIRFDTLASGTIYSNTITLSDYAGIAVLHQNQQDNVEVWDNIITDCYYGFLCILNLRPEYLGHNTIYNTFTYRYAELDPE
- a CDS encoding NAD(P)/FAD-dependent oxidoreductase — encoded protein: MKLEDIVIIGAGPAGIAAGIQLKRYGLKPVIIEKNEIGGLLKNANSVENYPGFPDSISGSDLTAYFRKQLENNSLAVYFEEATNLDFRQGIFIIETSKRSISSRIVLIGSGTKPVEFSDFRLSEEIKAKVFYEIYPLLNMKDKRFVIMGAGDAAFDYALNLSRYNNVVILNRGENEKCLPLLKERAKQANNIKYYMQTTIIKITVVSKQKLFIECNNPNGVLKLETHFLIFAIGRKPQLDFLSEGLRNNYKELEQKGLLYFIGDVKNDIYRQTAIAAGDGIKAAMKIRRKLRVITR